The Microbacterium luteum nucleotide sequence GCATCTGTGCGACGTCGTTGAGGGCGTCGAAGATGCGGAAGACGTCGATGCCCGCGGTCGCCGCCTCCTGGACGAATGCGTCCGTCACCTCTGTGGGGTACGGCGTGTAGCCGACCGTGTTGCGACCTCGCAGCAGCATCTGGATGGCGACGTTGGGCAGCGACACCCTCAGCTTCTCCAGGCGCTCCCAGGGGTCCTCGCTGAGGAAGCGCAGGGCGACGTCGTAGGTGGCCCCGCCCCACGCCTCCACCGACAGCAGCTGCGGCGTCATGCGGGCGACGTAGGGTGCGACGCCCAGAAGATCCTTGGTGCGCACGCGCGTGGCGAGCAGGGACTGATGCGCGTCGCGGAAGGTCGTGTCCGTCACGCCGAGAGCGGTCTGCGCGCGCAGTGCTCGCGCGAACCCCTCGGGGCCGAGCTCCTGCAGTCGCTGTCGCGACCCGGCAGGGGCGGCAGACCCCAGGTCGATCCCGGGCAGTTTCTGACGCGGCTCCACGGTGACCGGATTCGAGCCATGCGGCTTGTTGACCGTGGTGTCGACCAGCCAGTTGAGGATCTTCGTTCCGCGATCCTTCGATTCCCGCCCCTTCAGCAGCTCCGGGCGCTCGTCGATGAACGACGTGCTGATGTCACCGGCGATGAAGGAGGAATCGTCGAGCACCGCCTGCAGGAAGGGGATGTTCGTGGAGACGCCGCGGATGCGGAACTCGGCGAGAGCGCGACGCGCGCGCAGGACCGCGGCCCCGAAATCGCGCCCCCGACACGTGAGCTTGGACAGCATCGAGTCGAAGTGCGGGCTGATCTGAGCACCGGCCGCGGTCGTGCCGCCATCCAGTCGGATGCCCGCCCCTCCCGGGGAACGGTAGGTCGTGATCTTCCCGGTGTCGGGACGGAATCCCTGCGTCGGATCCTCGGTGGTGATGCGGCACTGGAGCGCAGCACCCCGAAGGTGGATCCGATCCTGCGCGAGACCGAGGTCGTCGAGCGACTGGCCCGAGGCGATGCGCATCTGAGACTGCACGAGGTCGACGTCGGTGACCTCTTCCGTGACGGTGTGCTCGACCTGGATGCGAGGGTTCATCTCGATGAACACGACCTCCCCCGCGCGCGGACCGGCCGTCTCCAGGAGGAACTCCACCGTCCCGGCGTTCTCGTAGTCGATGGACTTGGCGAACGCGATCGCATAGGCGTGCAGCGCTGCCGCCACCTCGGGGTCGAGATTCGGCGCGGGCGCGATCTCGATCACCTTCTGATGACGACGCTGCACCGAACAGTCGCGCTCGAACAGATGGACCGTGTGTCCGGACTTGTCGGCGAGAACCTGCACCTCGACATGGCGCGGGCGCTGGACGGCCTGCTCGAGGAAGACCCGAGCGTCGCCGAATGCGCTGCCGGCCTCGCGCATCGCCTCGGCGATCGCGGGAGCGAGTTCCTCCCGGGACGCGACGCGACGCATGCCGCGGCCGCCTCCGCCGGCCACCGCCTTCACGAAGATCGGGAATCCGATGTCGTCGGCCTGCGCCAGCAGGACGTCGACGTCGTCGGATGCGGGCGTCGAGCGGAGCACCGGCACGTTGGCGGCGATGGCGTGCTCCTTCGCGGTGACCTTGTTTCCGGCCATCTCGAGCACCCGGGCCGGCGGTCCGATGAAGACGATGCCGTTCGCCGCGGCCTTCTCCGCCAGCTCCGGATTCTCCGACAGGAAGCCGTAGCCCGGGTAGATGGCGTCGGCTCCCGACTCCTTCGCGACCCGGATGATCTCGTCGACATCGAGGTAGGCACGGACGGGATGGCCGGGCTCTCCGATCTGATAGGCCTCGTCGGCCTTCAGGCGATGCAGGGAGTTGCGATCCTCATACGGGAAGACGGCGACGGTCCTCGCTCCGAGTTCGAACGCCGCACGGAAAGCGCGGATGGCGATCTCACCGCGATTGGCTACCAGGATCTTTCGGAACATGCGCACCTCGCTGAGCATGGCGGATCGGTCGAGTGTGCTCTCAGCCTAGGGGACGGTAACGTAGTGCCTCGTGCACGTACTCTCCGTCAGTTCCCTCAAGGGCGGGGTCGGAAAGACGACGGTGACCCTCGGGCTCGCCTCGGCTGCGTTCGCCCGCGGCGTTCGCACCCTCGTCGTCGACCTCGACCCGCAGTCCGACGTGTCTACGGGCATGGACATCCAGGTGGCGGGCCGCCTCAACGTGGCCGACGTCCTCGCCAATCCGAAGGACAAGGTCGTCAAACAGGCGATCACCGCCAGCGGCTGGGCGAAGGTGCACCCCGGCACGATCGACGTGATGATCGGCAGCCCGTCGGCGATCAACTTCGACGGCCCGCACCCGAGCGTCCGAGACGTGTGGAAGCTCGAGGAGGCCCTCGCGACGATCGAGGCCGAGTACGACCTCGTGCTGATCGACTGTGCACCGTCGCTCAACGCCCTGACGCGTACCGCGTGGGCGGCCAGCGACCGCGTCGTGGTCGTCACCGAGCCCGGCCTGTTCTCGGTCGCAGCCGCCGACCGGGCGCTTCGTGCGATCGAGGAGATCCGCCGCGGCCTCTCCCCGCGGCTGCAGCCGCTCGGCATCGTCGTCAACCGCGTGCGCCCCCAGTCGATCGAGCACCAGTTCCGCATCAAGGAACTGCGCGACATGTTCGGACCGCTGGTCCTCTCTCCCCAGCTGCCCGAACGCACGTCGCTCCAGCAGGCGCAGGGCGCCGCGAAGCCGCTGCACATCTGGCCGGGCGACTCCGCGCAGGAACTCGCCGCCGACTTCGACGCGCTGCTGGATCGCGTCATGCGGATCGGCCGCATCCCGGCCCCCGCGCAGGGCGCCTCCTGAGCCGCCGGATCTGATTCGCGGCCGATGAGAGCGCTGCTGGTCACCGCGGGATCGCGCGGTGACATCGAGCCCTTCCTCGCACTCGCGCGCAGACTCCGTCGGCAGGGACACGACGCTGTCGTCGCGCTACCCGACGCGTCAGGCGCCGACGCATCGGACCTCGAGACGCTGTCACTCGGTGCCGACTTCACCGAGGTGATCCGCACGCAGGGTGTCTCTCCGATCGCGGCGATGCGCTCGCTGCGCACGGTGATCCGCCCGCTCATGCGGGCCGTCCTCGTCGGCGCGGCGCGCGCCGTCCGCGAGGTCGGTCCCGATGTCGTCGTCTCCCACCCCAAAGTGCTCTCGGCCGCGATGGCGGCCGACACCCTCGGCATCCCGCACGTCGTCGCGGAGTTGGTGCCCGCCATGACACCGACGCGCGAGTTCCCGGCGGCCGGGACCGTCTCCGTGGATTTCGGCCCGCTCAACCGTCTCACCTACGCCGCCACGGTCGCCGGCGAACGGATGTTCTCGGCTGAGCTGGATGCGGCGGCGGCGGAGCTCGGACTCTCCCGACGCCCTCGTCACCACTCCGCCGCGGCGGCTCACCTCGTGCCCGTCAGCGCGGGCATCCTGTCACGACCGCGCGATTGGCCGGCGACCACGGTGATGACCGGTCCCTGGACGACGGCGTCACCGACGCCGACCCCCGACGATCCCGAGCTCACCGAGTTCCTCGACGCAGGATCTACGCCGGCTTCGGATCGATGGCGGCCGCGGGTGCGTCCCAGCGTGGCCGCGCGGTCGTCGATGCCGCGCGGGACCTCGGGGGTCGCGTGCTCGTCGCCACCGGACTCGGCGGTCTCGCCGTCGACGCCGATATGGTCGGACCCGATGTGCTCGTGCGCGAAGCCGTCGACCACCGCACCGTCCTGCCGCGGGTGCGAGCCGCGATCCACCACGGCGGAGTCGGCACGGTGCACACCGCTGTCGCCGCCGGCGTGCCCTCGGTCATCGTGCCCTTCATCGCAGACCAGCCCTTCTGGGGTGCCCGCCTCGCGGCCGACCACCTCGGGCCCACGCCGATCCGCGCGTCACGACTGACCACCCGACGCGCGCGTCACGCGCTGGCGGGCCTGGATACCTATCGCACCGCTGTCGGTGCCGCTGCCGAGCGCATGCTCGCCGAGGACGGCACGGGTAAAGCCGTCGATGTTCTCGAGGGGATCGTCGGGACGGGACGGTGATCGATCACGCGGTGCGGGCCGCGCGACGCGCCGCGAGCTCATCCATCTGATCGGGCACCTGCGGGTCGAACTCGACGAGAGTCGACTCGACCTCCCGCAGCACCTTGCCCACCGCGATCCCGAACACGCCCTGACCGCGACTGACGAGGTCGATCACCTCGTCGCTCGAGGTGCAGAGGTAGACCGAGGCCCCATCGCTCATGAGGGTGGTGCCGGTCAGGTCACGGATGCCGGCGGCACGCAGCTGCTCGACAGCCGTGCGGATCTGCTGGAGCGAGATGCCGGTGTCGAGCAGTCGTTTGACGAGCTTGAGGACGAGGATGTCGCGGAAGCCGTAGAGCCGCTGCGAACCCGATCCGGATGCGCCGCGCACGGTGGGCTCGACCAGTTCGGTGCGTGCCCAGTAGTCGAGCTGTCGATAGGTGATCCCGGCCGCGCGGGCGGCGACGGCTCCGCGGTACCCGACCTCGTCGTCCATCTGAGGCAGACCGTCGGTGAAGAGCAGATCGGTCACGAAAGCGGGTTCGCCACTCGCCTCGAATGCGCCCATCCGCATCTCCTCCCGATCGGTTATCCCCAACGCTAGATCAGCCGAGCGCGACGGGCAACGACATCCGCTCCTCGCGCTCGGCGTGTCGCTCAGGTCAGCAGTCGATCGAGGGCGGCGCGCAGGTAGACCCCGCGCATCTCGTCGAGTCGACGCGCGAGCTCGGGGGCGATCTCACCCGCACGCCCGCGGGATGCCGCATCGGTGCGGCGCAGCAGCGGAGCCAGCGCCGACTCGATCAGCGCAGCATCACGCTCGGCACCCTGCCGCAGCGCGCGCACGTGCCTCGGCTCGATGCCGTGCCGGTGCAGAGCCACCAGCGACTTCAGGAGCGTCACCGTCTGCTCGGAGTAGGTCTCGGCCCCGTGGACGACGCCGGTGCCGATCGCGTCGTTGAGCAGCTGAGCGGGGCACCCCGTCACGGACAACAGCTCCTCGCGGCGGTACCGGCGCGGTCCGGCGACGATCGGTGCCGCATTGACCGAGGTCGGCGGGGCCGGCTCACGCCCGGCGTCGAGCTCCACGAGATAGTCGCGGATCACGCTCAGCGGCAGGTAATGGTCGCGCTGGAGCGTGAGGGCGAGGCGAAGACGCTCGACGTCGTCGTGGGAGAACTTGCGGTAGCCGGACTCCGTGCGCACCGGTGTGACGATGCCCTGGACCTCCAGGAAT carries:
- a CDS encoding glycosyltransferase, whose protein sequence is MAGDHGDDRSLDDGVTDADPRRSRAHRVPRRRIYAGFGSMAAAGASQRGRAVVDAARDLGGRVLVATGLGGLAVDADMVGPDVLVREAVDHRTVLPRVRAAIHHGGVGTVHTAVAAGVPSVIVPFIADQPFWGARLAADHLGPTPIRASRLTTRRARHALAGLDTYRTAVGAAAERMLAEDGTGKAVDVLEGIVGTGR
- a CDS encoding MerR family transcriptional regulator, whose protein sequence is MGAFEASGEPAFVTDLLFTDGLPQMDDEVGYRGAVAARAAGITYRQLDYWARTELVEPTVRGASGSGSQRLYGFRDILVLKLVKRLLDTGISLQQIRTAVEQLRAAGIRDLTGTTLMSDGASVYLCTSSDEVIDLVSRGQGVFGIAVGKVLREVESTLVEFDPQVPDQMDELAARRAARTA
- a CDS encoding pyruvate carboxylase; translation: MFRKILVANRGEIAIRAFRAAFELGARTVAVFPYEDRNSLHRLKADEAYQIGEPGHPVRAYLDVDEIIRVAKESGADAIYPGYGFLSENPELAEKAAANGIVFIGPPARVLEMAGNKVTAKEHAIAANVPVLRSTPASDDVDVLLAQADDIGFPIFVKAVAGGGGRGMRRVASREELAPAIAEAMREAGSAFGDARVFLEQAVQRPRHVEVQVLADKSGHTVHLFERDCSVQRRHQKVIEIAPAPNLDPEVAAALHAYAIAFAKSIDYENAGTVEFLLETAGPRAGEVVFIEMNPRIQVEHTVTEEVTDVDLVQSQMRIASGQSLDDLGLAQDRIHLRGAALQCRITTEDPTQGFRPDTGKITTYRSPGGAGIRLDGGTTAAGAQISPHFDSMLSKLTCRGRDFGAAVLRARRALAEFRIRGVSTNIPFLQAVLDDSSFIAGDISTSFIDERPELLKGRESKDRGTKILNWLVDTTVNKPHGSNPVTVEPRQKLPGIDLGSAAPAGSRQRLQELGPEGFARALRAQTALGVTDTTFRDAHQSLLATRVRTKDLLGVAPYVARMTPQLLSVEAWGGATYDVALRFLSEDPWERLEKLRVSLPNVAIQMLLRGRNTVGYTPYPTEVTDAFVQEAATAGIDVFRIFDALNDVAQMRPAIDAVLATGTGIAEVAVCYTGDLLNPAEDLYTLDYYLGLADQIVEAGAHVLAIKDMAGLLRPAAAAKLVSALRERFDLPVHVHTHDTAGGQLATLLAASAAGADAVDAAAAPMSGTTSQPSLSALVAALAHTERDTGLELDAVNDLEPYWEAVRNLYAPFESGLPGPTGRVYHHEIPGGQLSNLRQQAIALGLAEDFELIEDMYAAANAILGRVPKVTPSSKVVGDLALHLAAVKADPADFEAHPEKYDVPDSVVGFMAGELGDLPGGWPEPFRSKVLHGREVKTGVTPLTDTETKALAGSSDERRRALNALLFPAPTRAFEQSREVFGDLSVLDTADYLYGLEPGAEHVVEIDRGVKLFVGLEAIGEADDKGMRTVMTTLNGQLRPVFARDRSITVETHQAEKADTSRPGQVAAPFSGVVTLKAAVGDTVSAGQPVASIEAMKMEAAITAPVDGVVERLAVAATAQVDAGDLLVVIRPAG
- a CDS encoding MerR family transcriptional regulator, with product MAPASARERTPSAGLLSIGQVLARLAPDFPNLTSSKLRFLEVQGIVTPVRTESGYRKFSHDDVERLRLALTLQRDHYLPLSVIRDYLVELDAGREPAPPTSVNAAPIVAGPRRYRREELLSVTGCPAQLLNDAIGTGVVHGAETYSEQTVTLLKSLVALHRHGIEPRHVRALRQGAERDAALIESALAPLLRRTDAASRGRAGEIAPELARRLDEMRGVYLRAALDRLLT
- a CDS encoding ParA family protein — its product is MHVLSVSSLKGGVGKTTVTLGLASAAFARGVRTLVVDLDPQSDVSTGMDIQVAGRLNVADVLANPKDKVVKQAITASGWAKVHPGTIDVMIGSPSAINFDGPHPSVRDVWKLEEALATIEAEYDLVLIDCAPSLNALTRTAWAASDRVVVVTEPGLFSVAAADRALRAIEEIRRGLSPRLQPLGIVVNRVRPQSIEHQFRIKELRDMFGPLVLSPQLPERTSLQQAQGAAKPLHIWPGDSAQELAADFDALLDRVMRIGRIPAPAQGAS